One window from the genome of Methylophaga thalassica encodes:
- the rnr gene encoding ribonuclease R — MTNNNENDPFFDREAEKYDNPIPSREFILDILKQNNTPLSRKNIAKLIDVKGEDANEALRRRLRAMERDGQLLRNRKGAYGVVSKMNLISGRVMGHPEGYGFLIPDEGGDDLFLTEREMRMVLHGDRALARITGTDRKGRKEGAIVEVVKRSNERIVGRLVQDAGIFYLIPNNRRISQDILIPPSDLMNAQVNQIVEAEITEQPNKHRSPLGKIVNVLGDHMAPGMEIDIALRAFELPHEWSPQAEEQADNLGETIPEAAIDGRLDLRDMPLVTIDGADARDFDDAVYAEKLESGNWRLWVAIADVSHYVLPNSPLDQDAQERGTSVYFPSQVIPMLPEALSNGLCSLNPEVDRLCMVCEMEIDQAGKTVSYHFHEAVMHSKARLTYDKVAAMLVDNDTALREQYQHVLPAIETMYDLYKVMLEARHERGAIDFEMTETQFIFDENRKIKSIEPRERNDAHRLIEEFMIAANVSAALFLLESKLPVLYRIHETPSEEKLSGLRDFLGELGLFLGGGEEPEPRHYASLLATASKRPDGHLLQTVMLRSMKQAVYSPDNVGHFGLALEAYAHFTSPIRRYPDLLVHRAIRHVLSQRKDKKWRYSYEEMAQLGEHCSMTSRRADEATRDVSDWLKCEYMRDRVGEVHDGVISGVTGFGLFVELSDIYIEGLVHVTSLKNDYYQFDPTGHRLTGERTRKVYRLGDTLKVKVVRVDLDEKKIDLELVETK; from the coding sequence ATGACCAATAATAACGAAAACGATCCCTTTTTCGATAGAGAAGCCGAAAAATACGACAACCCCATCCCCAGTCGTGAATTTATCTTAGACATTCTCAAACAAAACAACACCCCATTATCGCGCAAAAACATCGCTAAACTGATTGATGTTAAAGGTGAAGATGCAAACGAAGCCCTGCGTCGTCGTCTGCGCGCAATGGAACGTGACGGCCAACTTCTTCGCAACAGAAAAGGCGCCTATGGCGTCGTGTCCAAGATGAACCTTATCAGTGGTCGCGTTATGGGCCATCCTGAAGGCTATGGCTTTCTTATTCCTGATGAAGGCGGCGATGACCTCTTCCTGACCGAACGTGAAATGCGAATGGTGCTTCATGGTGACCGAGCTTTGGCCCGTATCACCGGAACCGATAGAAAAGGCCGTAAAGAAGGCGCTATTGTTGAGGTAGTAAAACGCAGTAACGAGCGCATTGTCGGCCGCCTGGTGCAGGATGCCGGCATTTTTTATCTTATCCCCAATAATCGCAGAATCAGCCAAGACATTCTGATTCCACCCAGCGATTTAATGAATGCACAAGTCAATCAAATTGTTGAGGCTGAAATTACTGAACAGCCCAACAAGCACCGTTCTCCATTAGGAAAGATAGTTAATGTACTGGGTGACCATATGGCACCGGGCATGGAAATTGATATTGCCCTCCGTGCCTTTGAATTACCACATGAATGGTCACCTCAGGCTGAGGAACAAGCGGACAATCTAGGCGAAACAATTCCTGAAGCTGCCATCGATGGCAGACTTGACCTTCGTGATATGCCACTTGTCACTATTGATGGCGCGGATGCCAGAGATTTTGACGATGCTGTGTACGCTGAAAAACTCGAGTCAGGCAACTGGCGTTTATGGGTGGCTATCGCCGATGTCTCACATTACGTTCTGCCGAACAGCCCGCTGGATCAGGACGCACAGGAAAGAGGCACTTCCGTCTATTTCCCAAGTCAAGTTATCCCCATGCTGCCTGAAGCACTATCTAATGGTTTGTGCTCACTGAATCCAGAAGTCGATAGACTTTGTATGGTCTGTGAAATGGAAATTGATCAGGCAGGGAAAACTGTCTCTTACCATTTCCATGAAGCCGTGATGCACTCCAAAGCCCGGTTAACGTATGACAAAGTGGCGGCGATGCTGGTTGATAATGACACAGCATTACGCGAACAATACCAACATGTATTACCTGCCATCGAAACGATGTATGACTTATATAAAGTCATGCTAGAAGCCCGTCACGAACGTGGTGCTATTGACTTTGAGATGACAGAAACCCAATTCATTTTTGATGAAAACAGAAAGATCAAGTCAATAGAACCACGCGAGCGTAATGATGCTCACCGTCTTATTGAAGAGTTTATGATTGCAGCCAATGTCAGTGCGGCATTATTCCTGCTGGAAAGTAAACTGCCTGTTTTGTATCGCATTCACGAAACACCTTCAGAAGAAAAACTCTCTGGTCTGAGAGACTTTTTAGGTGAACTCGGTTTATTTTTAGGGGGTGGTGAAGAACCCGAACCGCGTCACTATGCCTCCTTATTAGCTACCGCGAGTAAACGCCCTGACGGTCACTTGTTACAGACCGTGATGCTGCGAAGCATGAAGCAAGCCGTTTATAGCCCGGATAATGTGGGACACTTTGGCTTAGCGCTTGAGGCTTACGCCCACTTCACTTCACCTATTCGTCGTTACCCTGATCTCTTAGTGCATCGGGCAATTCGCCACGTTCTCAGCCAGAGAAAAGATAAAAAATGGCGTTATTCCTATGAGGAAATGGCTCAACTCGGTGAACATTGCTCAATGACCAGTCGTCGTGCTGATGAAGCCACCAGAGATGTCAGTGACTGGCTTAAATGCGAATACATGCGTGATCGTGTTGGTGAAGTTCATGACGGCGTTATAAGTGGCGTCACCGGCTTTGGCTTATTTGTCGAGCTGAGTGATATTTATATAGAAGGTTTGGTCCATGTCACCTCGCTGAAAAATGATTATTACCAGTTTGACCCGACCGGTCACCGCCTTACCGGTGAGCGAACGCGCAAAGTGTATCGATTAGGAGATACATTAAAAGTTAAAGTGGTTCGCGTCGATCTTGATGAGAAAAAAATTGATTTGGAATTAGTTGAGACGAAATAA